In a single window of the Streptococcus ilei genome:
- the tpx gene encoding thiol peroxidase — protein MTTFLGNPVTFTGSQLQVGDTAHDFSLTTPNLEKKSLADFAGKKKVLSVIPSIDTGICSTQTRHFNQALSDMEDTVVLTVSVDLPFAQGKWCAAEGIENAIMLSDYFDHSFGKAYGLLINEWHLLARAVLVLDADNKVTYVEYLDNINSEPNYDAAIEAVKALG, from the coding sequence ATGACAACATTTTTAGGAAACCCTGTTACCTTTACCGGCTCTCAACTTCAAGTTGGCGATACTGCTCACGACTTTTCACTGACCACTCCTAACTTGGAGAAAAAATCTTTGGCTGATTTTGCTGGCAAGAAAAAAGTCCTCAGCGTGATCCCATCTATTGACACAGGGATCTGTTCCACTCAAACACGCCACTTCAACCAGGCCCTCTCTGACATGGAAGATACTGTCGTCTTGACGGTTTCTGTCGATCTTCCTTTCGCTCAAGGCAAATGGTGTGCTGCAGAAGGGATTGAAAATGCCATCATGCTTTCAGACTACTTCGACCATTCCTTCGGGAAAGCCTATGGTCTCTTGATCAATGAATGGCATTTGCTCGCACGCGCTGTCTTGGTCCTAGATGCAGACAACAAGGTCACTTACGTCGAATACCTAGACAACATCAACAGCGAACCCAATTACGACGCGGCAATCGAAGCCGTCAAAGCACTTGGATAA
- the dtd gene encoding D-aminoacyl-tRNA deacylase, which yields MKLVIQRVKRASVSIDGQVYSQIQEGLLLLVGVGPDDDQKDLEYAVRKVTQMRIFSDEEGKMNLSVKDIQGEILSISQFTLFAQTKKGNRPAFIGAANPEMASQLYDDFNDLLEKEVPVKRGVFAADMAIELINDGPVTIILDTKNP from the coding sequence ATGAAATTAGTAATTCAACGGGTCAAAAGGGCCTCGGTTTCTATTGATGGTCAAGTTTATAGTCAGATTCAAGAAGGACTTCTTCTCTTGGTGGGAGTGGGTCCGGATGATGACCAAAAGGACCTGGAATACGCAGTACGAAAGGTCACGCAAATGCGAATTTTCTCGGATGAAGAAGGGAAGATGAACTTATCTGTTAAGGATATTCAAGGAGAAATCCTCTCGATTTCTCAATTTACCCTCTTTGCCCAGACAAAAAAAGGCAATCGTCCAGCCTTTATTGGGGCAGCCAATCCAGAGATGGCTAGCCAGCTCTATGATGATTTTAATGATTTGTTAGAAAAGGAAGTCCCTGTCAAACGAGGGGTCTTCGCTGCAGATATGGCAATTGAACTCATCAATGATGGCCCAGTGACCATCATCCTCGATACGAAAAATCCATAA
- a CDS encoding DUF3114 domain-containing protein: MQRQELEKLGWTTRGLSYLEKQLQSCEDEATRQDSYRSVFVFASPLFQEMWQRELQGLTEGRAQALLRGVMHLCLMPRDLSGTCEETAFLLKRFWPDCPPHSSFWSSFSRVVQVAFAQDPLASKAGDQLLKRQVHQFRYLLSAYQAQWIREHYARAGQTDEEALQAYLQETKGIKIDAYAAARLHNKVYVDQDGQLAFPSRAQAQLNFKVLLNFHTEYILDQGGQFLNEVDPYQISENGIVNGASFNYGLAKGHTHKDLDIDPVKPWDPAFRKKVLYQQGVRYLAPKNDRSIEGYWSRKGTFAQGGKSYKQQVAKRVRSFLRGIPRLRWRLLLKNGLHRIL, translated from the coding sequence ATGCAGCGACAGGAATTGGAAAAACTGGGCTGGACGACCAGAGGTCTCAGCTACTTAGAAAAACAACTGCAGTCTTGCGAAGATGAAGCAACAAGGCAAGACTCTTACCGCTCTGTCTTCGTCTTTGCCAGTCCTCTTTTCCAAGAGATGTGGCAGAGAGAACTGCAAGGGTTGACGGAAGGCCGTGCCCAGGCCCTCTTAAGAGGGGTCATGCACCTCTGTCTCATGCCACGGGATTTATCGGGAACCTGTGAGGAGACTGCCTTCTTACTGAAGCGGTTCTGGCCAGATTGCCCGCCTCATTCGTCTTTTTGGTCCTCTTTTTCAAGAGTGGTTCAAGTAGCATTTGCTCAGGATCCATTAGCCAGCAAAGCAGGAGATCAGCTCTTAAAACGACAGGTTCACCAGTTTCGCTATCTGCTCTCTGCCTACCAGGCCCAGTGGATTCGGGAGCATTATGCCAGAGCGGGGCAGACTGATGAAGAGGCGCTACAAGCTTACTTGCAGGAGACAAAAGGGATCAAAATCGATGCTTATGCAGCAGCTCGTCTCCATAATAAGGTCTATGTGGATCAAGATGGCCAACTTGCTTTCCCATCTCGTGCTCAGGCCCAGTTGAATTTTAAGGTATTGCTCAACTTTCATACAGAGTATATCCTGGATCAGGGTGGCCAGTTTCTCAACGAAGTGGATCCGTATCAGATTTCTGAAAATGGCATTGTCAATGGAGCCAGTTTCAACTATGGCTTAGCCAAAGGCCATACCCATAAGGACTTGGATATCGATCCCGTTAAACCGTGGGATCCAGCTTTTCGCAAGAAGGTTCTCTATCAGCAAGGTGTTCGCTATCTAGCTCCGAAGAATGATCGCAGTATTGAAGGCTACTGGAGTCGGAAGGGAACCTTTGCACAAGGAGGCAAGAGCTATAAGCAACAAGTAGCAAAGCGCGTGCGGAGTTTCCTCAGAGGCATCCCACGCTTACGCTGGCGACTTTTACTCAAGAATGGGCTCCATCGGATTTTATAG
- the prmA gene encoding 50S ribosomal protein L11 methyltransferase, producing the protein METWQELKVTVKREGEELVSNLLIELGAQGVAIEDSMDYVGNVDRFGEIFPEVEQQEEIVVTAYYPETVDVAVVEADLQARLAELTDFMDLGEVKMGTTALAEEDWADNWKKYYEPARITHDLTIVPSWTDYEATAGEKIIKLDPGMAFGTGTHPTTKMSLFALEQVLRGGETVLDVGTGSGVLSIASSLLGAKEIFAYDLDDVAVRVAQENIELNPGMENIHVAPGDLLKGVEIEADVIVANILADILIHLTDDAYRLVKDEGYLIMSGIIKDKWDMVHESAEAAGFFLETHMIQGEWNACVFKKTKDISGVIGG; encoded by the coding sequence ATGGAAACATGGCAAGAGTTAAAAGTTACAGTCAAGCGTGAGGGAGAGGAGTTGGTTTCCAATCTCCTAATTGAGTTGGGAGCGCAAGGTGTTGCGATTGAAGACAGCATGGACTATGTGGGGAATGTGGACCGTTTTGGTGAGATTTTCCCTGAAGTCGAGCAACAGGAAGAAATCGTTGTGACCGCCTACTACCCTGAAACGGTGGATGTAGCAGTGGTTGAGGCAGACTTGCAGGCTCGTTTGGCAGAATTGACCGATTTTATGGATCTGGGCGAGGTCAAGATGGGCACGACCGCCTTGGCTGAGGAAGACTGGGCCGACAACTGGAAGAAATACTATGAACCAGCTCGCATCACTCATGATTTGACCATTGTACCGTCATGGACGGACTATGAGGCGACGGCGGGAGAAAAGATTATCAAGTTGGACCCTGGTATGGCCTTCGGAACAGGAACCCACCCGACGACCAAGATGAGCCTCTTTGCCTTGGAGCAGGTTCTTCGTGGTGGCGAAACAGTGCTAGATGTAGGGACGGGTTCAGGGGTTCTTTCTATTGCAAGCTCGCTTCTAGGTGCCAAGGAAATTTTCGCCTATGACCTAGACGATGTAGCAGTTCGAGTCGCTCAGGAAAATATTGAGCTCAATCCTGGCATGGAAAACATCCATGTAGCACCGGGCGATTTGCTCAAGGGGGTAGAGATTGAGGCCGATGTCATCGTGGCCAATATCTTGGCAGATATCCTCATTCATCTGACAGACGATGCTTATCGTTTGGTCAAGGACGAAGGTTATCTTATCATGAGTGGCATTATCAAGGACAAGTGGGACATGGTCCATGAGTCCGCAGAAGCTGCTGGATTTTTCCTTGAAACTCACATGATCCAAGGAGAATGGAATGCCTGTGTCTTCAAGAAGACCAAGGATATCTCTGGTGTGATTGGAGGTTAG
- a CDS encoding 16S rRNA (uracil(1498)-N(3))-methyltransferase, protein MQQYFVKGSASSPVTIEDKETSKHMFQVMRLKEDDEVTLVFDDGIKHLARVVNVEARQLELIKELADNVELPIQVTIASGFPKGDKLEFITQKVTELGASQIWAFPADWSVAKWDGKKLGKKVEKLEKIALGAAEQSKRNLVPNITLFEKKADFLAQLDQFDRIVVAYEESAKEGESAALIQSLTGLEAGSKLLFIFGPEGGLSPAEIKNFEAKGAVLAGLGPRILRAETAPLYALSAVSVVTELMKNA, encoded by the coding sequence ATGCAACAGTATTTTGTAAAAGGTAGTGCTAGCTCACCAGTCACTATCGAGGACAAGGAAACCAGCAAGCATATGTTTCAGGTCATGCGCTTGAAGGAAGATGATGAGGTTACACTAGTCTTTGATGATGGGATCAAGCATTTGGCGCGCGTGGTTAATGTGGAGGCTCGTCAGTTGGAGCTAATCAAAGAATTAGCTGACAATGTGGAACTACCTATTCAAGTGACCATCGCTTCAGGCTTTCCCAAGGGAGACAAGCTCGAGTTCATCACTCAAAAGGTGACAGAACTAGGTGCTAGTCAAATCTGGGCCTTTCCTGCAGACTGGTCAGTTGCCAAGTGGGACGGCAAGAAATTGGGTAAAAAGGTCGAGAAACTAGAAAAAATCGCCCTTGGAGCAGCCGAGCAAAGCAAGCGGAATCTTGTTCCAAACATTACCCTTTTTGAGAAAAAGGCAGACTTTCTAGCCCAACTCGACCAGTTTGACCGCATCGTGGTGGCCTATGAAGAGTCGGCCAAAGAAGGCGAAAGCGCTGCTCTAATTCAGTCACTGACTGGACTGGAAGCTGGAAGCAAACTGCTCTTTATCTTTGGTCCGGAAGGTGGGCTCTCACCTGCGGAAATTAAAAATTTTGAAGCTAAAGGAGCAGTCCTGGCAGGACTTGGCCCTCGGATTCTTCGAGCAGAAACAGCACCACTCTATGCTCTTAGCGCAGTGAGTGTTGTCACAGAATTAATGAAAAACGCGTGA
- a CDS encoding RelA/SpoT family protein produces the protein MPKEEPLTGGQVIALTKKYLSGEDVAFVEKALLYAVDCHSGQFRKSGEPYIIHPIQVAGILAKLKLDAVTVACGFLHDVVEDTDATLDDLEREFGHDVRVIVDGVTKLGKVKYKSHEEQLAENHRKMLMAMSQDIRVILVKLADRLHNMRTLKHLRKDKQERISQETMEIYAPLAHRLGISSVKWELEDLSFRYLNEVEFYKISHMMKEKRREREALVEEVVQKIESYAAERHLYGKIYGRPKHIYSIYRKMQDKKKRFDEIYDLIAIRCILESPSDVYAMLGYIHELWKPMPGRFKDYIANRKANGYQSIHTTVYGPKGPIEFQIRTKEMHEVAEYGVAAHWAYKKGIKGQVNSKESAIGMNWIKEMMELQDQADDAKEFVDTVKENYLAEEIYVFTPDGAVRSLPKDSGPIDFAYEIHTKIGEKATGAKVNGRMVPLTTKLKTGDQVEIITNPNSFGPSRDWLNIVKTSKARNKIRQFFKNQDKELSINRGRELLMAQFHEHDMIANKFMDKKHMDKVLQKTSYKTEEALFAAIGFGEIGAISVFNRLTEEERREEEKAKARAEAEELVKGGEVKVENKKDTLKVRHEGGVVIQGASGLLIRIAKCCNPVPGDTIVGYITKGRGVAIHRQDCMNLRAQDNYEQRLIDVEWEDNNTTKDYIAHIDIYGLNRAGLLNDVLQVLSNTAKMISTVNAQPTKDMKFANIHISFGIPNLSMLTTVVDKIKSVPEVYSVKRTNG, from the coding sequence ATGCCGAAAGAAGAACCTTTAACAGGGGGCCAGGTTATTGCCCTTACCAAAAAATACTTGTCAGGAGAGGATGTTGCATTTGTAGAAAAAGCCCTCCTTTATGCGGTCGACTGCCATAGTGGGCAATTCCGTAAATCAGGTGAACCCTATATCATCCACCCTATTCAAGTTGCCGGCATTTTGGCAAAATTGAAGTTGGATGCTGTGACCGTTGCCTGTGGTTTTTTGCACGACGTTGTCGAGGATACAGACGCGACCCTAGATGATTTAGAACGCGAATTTGGACATGATGTCCGAGTGATTGTTGATGGAGTGACCAAGCTCGGGAAGGTCAAATACAAGTCCCATGAAGAGCAGTTGGCAGAGAACCACCGCAAGATGCTCATGGCCATGTCTCAAGATATCCGTGTCATTTTAGTCAAGCTAGCAGACCGCTTGCACAACATGCGGACTTTGAAGCATTTACGCAAGGACAAGCAAGAACGGATTTCCCAGGAAACCATGGAAATCTATGCACCGCTAGCCCACCGTCTCGGGATTTCTAGCGTCAAGTGGGAATTGGAAGATCTATCCTTCCGTTATCTGAATGAAGTCGAGTTCTATAAAATTTCCCATATGATGAAGGAGAAGCGTCGCGAGCGGGAAGCCTTGGTAGAAGAAGTTGTCCAAAAGATCGAGTCCTATGCGGCAGAACGCCACCTCTATGGGAAAATCTATGGTCGTCCTAAGCATATCTACTCCATCTACCGCAAGATGCAGGATAAGAAGAAGCGCTTTGATGAAATCTATGATTTGATTGCCATTCGCTGTATCCTAGAATCACCGAGCGATGTCTATGCCATGCTGGGCTATATCCACGAGTTGTGGAAGCCGATGCCAGGCCGTTTCAAGGACTACATCGCCAATCGGAAGGCCAATGGTTACCAGTCCATCCATACCACTGTTTACGGTCCAAAAGGTCCCATCGAGTTCCAGATCCGTACAAAGGAAATGCACGAGGTTGCTGAGTACGGGGTTGCGGCACACTGGGCTTATAAGAAAGGAATCAAGGGCCAAGTCAACAGCAAAGAATCGGCTATTGGGATGAACTGGATCAAGGAGATGATGGAACTCCAAGACCAGGCGGATGATGCCAAAGAATTTGTAGATACGGTCAAAGAAAACTATCTAGCCGAAGAGATTTATGTCTTTACCCCAGATGGAGCGGTTCGTTCTCTTCCAAAGGATTCTGGACCGATTGACTTTGCCTATGAGATTCATACCAAGATCGGGGAAAAAGCGACTGGTGCCAAGGTTAATGGCCGTATGGTTCCTTTGACTACCAAGCTGAAAACGGGTGACCAGGTTGAAATCATCACCAATCCAAATTCATTTGGACCAAGTCGTGACTGGCTCAATATCGTCAAGACCAGCAAGGCCCGCAATAAGATCCGCCAATTCTTTAAGAACCAAGACAAGGAACTCTCGATCAACCGTGGACGAGAGTTGCTCATGGCCCAATTCCATGAGCATGATATGATTGCCAACAAGTTCATGGATAAGAAGCACATGGACAAGGTCTTGCAAAAGACCAGCTACAAGACCGAAGAGGCCTTGTTTGCGGCCATCGGTTTTGGAGAAATCGGAGCCATCTCTGTCTTTAATCGTTTGACGGAGGAAGAGCGTCGAGAAGAGGAAAAGGCCAAGGCGCGTGCAGAAGCTGAAGAACTGGTCAAAGGTGGCGAAGTCAAGGTTGAAAACAAAAAAGACACCCTCAAGGTCCGCCATGAAGGTGGCGTGGTCATCCAAGGGGCTTCTGGTCTCTTGATCCGGATTGCTAAGTGTTGCAATCCCGTCCCAGGAGATACAATTGTCGGTTACATTACCAAAGGACGTGGGGTTGCCATTCACCGTCAAGACTGTATGAACCTGCGGGCCCAAGACAACTACGAGCAACGCTTGATCGACGTCGAGTGGGAAGACAATAACACGACCAAGGATTACATCGCCCATATCGATATCTACGGCCTCAACCGTGCAGGCCTTCTCAATGATGTCCTTCAAGTCCTCTCCAACACGGCTAAGATGATCTCAACTGTCAATGCCCAACCAACCAAAGATATGAAATTTGCCAATATCCACATTTCCTTCGGGATTCCAAACCTGTCTATGTTGACAACGGTTGTGGATAAGATTAAGAGTGTGCCGGAGGTGTACTCTGTTAAGCGTACCAACGGCTAG
- a CDS encoding GNAT family N-acetyltransferase, with protein sequence MIRLERVGAEDLETIITIQRASFKAVYEKYQDEYDPYLEDRERIKWKLVERPNSYYYFVKEDEEKIGFLRIQTNEELTNAWLGTAAILPQYQGQGYGSKGLSLLEKEFPTVTQWDLCTVLQDSGMVAFYEKNGYHQTHIEPEKEGMDMVYMKKMIEK encoded by the coding sequence ATGATAAGACTTGAGAGAGTAGGAGCGGAAGATTTAGAAACCATCATTACTATTCAAAGAGCCAGTTTTAAGGCGGTCTATGAGAAATACCAAGATGAGTATGATCCTTATCTGGAGGACCGCGAACGAATCAAGTGGAAACTGGTAGAACGTCCTAATAGCTATTACTACTTTGTGAAAGAAGATGAAGAAAAGATTGGTTTTTTACGAATTCAGACCAATGAAGAGCTAACGAATGCTTGGTTAGGAACAGCAGCGATTTTGCCTCAGTATCAAGGACAAGGGTATGGATCTAAAGGTTTAAGCTTACTGGAAAAAGAATTTCCAACCGTCACACAGTGGGATTTGTGTACGGTATTACAGGATTCGGGCATGGTTGCTTTCTATGAGAAGAATGGCTACCATCAAACCCATATCGAGCCTGAAAAAGAAGGCATGGATATGGTCTACATGAAAAAAATGATAGAGAAATAG
- a CDS encoding metal-dependent transcriptional regulator codes for MTPNKEDYLKCIYEIGTQHEKISNKEIAARMQVSPPAVTEMVKRMISENLLIKDKTHGYLLTKLGLQTVSDLFRKHRLIEVFLLKKLGYTTEEVHEEAEVLEHTVSDRFIDKLDQMLDTPKTCPHGGTIPPKGKLLIEAYQDRLSDVSEPGTYRLRRVQDSFELLNFLDQIQLTIGDVILFKGYDDYTGLYHLQIKDQDIQINHLIAQQLYIEKHAL; via the coding sequence ATGACACCAAATAAAGAAGATTACCTCAAGTGCATCTATGAAATCGGCACGCAACATGAAAAAATTAGTAACAAAGAGATTGCGGCCCGGATGCAGGTTTCGCCTCCAGCCGTGACTGAGATGGTCAAACGCATGATCTCGGAGAATCTCCTCATCAAGGACAAGACCCACGGCTATCTGCTAACCAAGCTCGGCCTCCAAACGGTTTCCGATCTCTTTCGCAAGCACCGCTTGATTGAAGTGTTCTTGCTCAAAAAACTGGGCTATACGACTGAAGAAGTCCATGAAGAGGCTGAAGTGCTCGAACATACTGTCTCCGACCGCTTTATCGATAAACTTGACCAGATGTTAGACACTCCCAAAACCTGCCCCCATGGAGGAACCATTCCACCCAAAGGAAAACTTCTCATCGAGGCTTACCAGGACCGTTTGAGTGATGTCAGCGAACCGGGAACCTATCGTTTGCGAAGAGTCCAGGATAGCTTTGAATTGCTGAATTTTTTAGACCAGATCCAGCTGACCATTGGAGATGTCATTCTCTTCAAAGGCTATGATGATTACACCGGCCTCTATCATCTCCAGATCAAAGACCAAGACATCCAAATCAATCATCTGATTGCCCAACAACTTTACATAGAAAAACATGCCCTTTGA
- a CDS encoding NUDIX hydrolase, producing MELLDQQLDFTGCKIALICGDRILTILRDDKENIPWPNKWELPGGGREGTESPFECAAREVYEELGIHLDEDCLLWSKIYPSVIFKDKQSVFMVGQLRQEQFDNITFGNEGQAYKLMLIEEFLKSKQAVPQLQGRLRDYLEENYDKT from the coding sequence ATGGAATTATTGGATCAACAATTGGATTTTACGGGTTGCAAGATTGCCTTGATTTGTGGAGATAGGATTTTAACCATACTACGTGATGATAAGGAAAATATCCCTTGGCCCAATAAGTGGGAGTTGCCAGGTGGTGGCCGTGAAGGGACCGAAAGTCCTTTTGAGTGTGCAGCGCGTGAAGTTTATGAGGAATTGGGAATTCATTTAGATGAAGACTGTCTGCTTTGGAGCAAGATTTATCCTAGCGTAATCTTTAAAGACAAGCAATCGGTCTTTATGGTTGGTCAGCTAAGACAAGAACAATTTGACAATATTACCTTTGGGAATGAAGGACAGGCCTATAAACTGATGCTTATTGAGGAATTTTTGAAGTCTAAACAGGCAGTGCCTCAGCTACAGGGGAGATTGAGGGATTATTTGGAGGAGAATTATGATAAGACTTGA
- a CDS encoding bifunctional 2',3'-cyclic-nucleotide 2'-phosphodiesterase/3'-nucleotidase: MSSFRKQAALFSLAAAFLATTTAQADEATSSSATDSSATAVTEAATPASPATSSEATASNSNSIASGETTATATEATPVAPQNSASDAKANTPVEGQEVDVRILATTDLHTNLVNYDYYQDKPAQNVGLAKTAVLIEDAKKENSNVLLVDNGDTIQGTPLGTYKAIVNPIKDGEQHPMYTALQKLGFDAGTLGNHEFNYGLDYLKKVIATAGMPIVNANVVDAKTGKFVYDPYKIIKKTYTDKNGRSVDVNIGVTGIVPPQILSWDKSNLEGKVKVNDSVEAIQAIIPEMRKAGADVVLVLSHSGIGDDKYEKGEENEGYQIASLPGVDAVVTGHSHAEFPSGNGTGFYEKYAGVDGVNGKINGTPVTMAGKYGDHLGVIDLNLRYTDGKWSVVGSKAAIRKIDTKSKVADERITEIAKEAHEGTVKYVRQQVGTTSAPITSYFALVKDDPSVQIVNNAQIWYAKKELAGTPEANLPILSAAAPFKAGTRGDATAYTDIPAGPIAIKNVADLYLYDNVTAILKVTGGQLKEWLEMSAGQFNTIDPTSKEPQQLVNPNYRTYNFDVIDGVTYEFDVTQPNKYDREGKTVNPDASRVRNLKYQGKEVTADQEFIVVTNNYRANGKFPGVRDASLNQLLGLENRQAIINYILEEKNINPSADGNWRFTSSIKGVDVRFLTADKAKELIGKDGDVVYLEPSKQEGFGEFRFVYVEPKVEPETKPEKPTSPETGNPSFVFVPNHQKPAQDETITLSHSQQTITLPAPSQEGTRPVEARQETAKPAFASSISEKILPETGERASILALVGLVMTSLGFLLPSRKKEEN; this comes from the coding sequence ATGTCATCATTCCGTAAACAGGCTGCCCTATTCAGCCTTGCTGCTGCTTTCTTGGCAACAACTACTGCCCAGGCAGATGAAGCGACAAGCTCAAGCGCAACTGATTCGTCAGCAACTGCTGTCACAGAGGCCGCAACTCCTGCGTCTCCTGCGACTAGCTCTGAAGCAACAGCTAGCAATAGCAATTCGATAGCTAGCGGAGAAACCACTGCTACAGCAACCGAAGCGACTCCTGTTGCACCTCAAAATAGTGCCAGTGACGCAAAAGCGAACACTCCAGTTGAGGGGCAAGAAGTCGATGTCCGTATCCTTGCGACAACGGACCTTCATACCAACTTGGTCAACTATGACTATTACCAAGACAAACCCGCACAAAACGTCGGTCTGGCAAAAACTGCTGTCTTGATCGAAGATGCAAAAAAAGAAAACAGCAATGTCCTCCTCGTTGATAACGGAGATACTATCCAAGGAACTCCTCTTGGGACCTACAAGGCCATCGTCAATCCTATCAAAGATGGTGAGCAACACCCGATGTATACAGCTCTTCAAAAATTGGGCTTTGATGCAGGAACGCTTGGAAACCACGAATTTAACTACGGACTAGACTACCTTAAAAAGGTCATCGCAACAGCTGGTATGCCGATCGTCAATGCCAACGTTGTGGATGCAAAGACTGGTAAATTTGTCTACGACCCATATAAGATCATTAAAAAGACCTATACTGACAAAAACGGTCGTTCCGTCGATGTTAATATTGGGGTAACAGGGATCGTCCCTCCACAGATCCTCAGCTGGGACAAGTCCAACCTCGAAGGCAAGGTCAAAGTCAATGACTCCGTCGAAGCCATCCAAGCCATCATCCCAGAAATGCGCAAAGCCGGAGCAGATGTCGTCCTCGTCCTTTCTCACTCTGGTATCGGAGATGACAAATATGAAAAAGGCGAAGAAAACGAAGGCTACCAAATCGCTAGCCTCCCAGGTGTTGACGCTGTCGTAACAGGACACTCACACGCAGAATTCCCTAGTGGAAATGGAACTGGCTTCTACGAAAAATATGCTGGTGTCGACGGTGTAAACGGTAAAATCAACGGCACACCGGTTACCATGGCTGGAAAATACGGCGACCACCTCGGGGTGATCGACCTCAACCTCCGCTACACGGACGGCAAATGGTCTGTTGTCGGAAGCAAGGCTGCCATCCGCAAGATCGACACCAAATCAAAAGTAGCCGATGAGCGCATCACCGAGATTGCGAAAGAGGCGCATGAAGGAACCGTCAAATACGTCCGCCAACAAGTCGGAACTACTTCTGCTCCAATCACTAGCTACTTCGCCCTTGTGAAGGATGATCCATCTGTCCAAATCGTGAACAATGCACAGATTTGGTATGCTAAGAAAGAGTTGGCAGGAACTCCAGAAGCCAACCTTCCAATCCTCTCTGCTGCGGCACCATTTAAGGCGGGGACACGTGGAGATGCTACTGCCTACACAGATATCCCAGCTGGCCCAATCGCTATCAAGAACGTCGCTGACCTTTATCTCTATGATAATGTCACTGCCATCCTCAAGGTGACTGGTGGCCAACTCAAGGAATGGTTGGAAATGTCTGCTGGTCAATTCAACACGATCGACCCAACTAGCAAAGAGCCTCAACAACTTGTCAACCCTAACTACCGGACCTACAACTTTGACGTCATCGATGGCGTGACCTATGAGTTCGACGTGACCCAGCCAAATAAATACGACCGCGAAGGAAAAACGGTTAACCCAGACGCTAGCCGTGTTCGCAACTTGAAATACCAAGGAAAAGAAGTAACTGCGGATCAAGAATTTATCGTTGTTACCAACAACTACCGAGCTAACGGAAAATTCCCAGGCGTTCGCGATGCTAGCCTGAATCAACTCCTTGGATTGGAAAATCGACAAGCTATCATTAACTATATCTTGGAAGAAAAGAATATCAATCCAAGCGCAGACGGTAACTGGCGCTTTACAAGCAGCATCAAGGGGGTGGATGTTCGCTTCTTGACCGCTGATAAAGCCAAGGAGCTAATTGGTAAAGACGGAGATGTCGTCTACCTTGAACCGTCTAAACAAGAAGGATTCGGAGAATTCCGCTTTGTTTATGTGGAACCAAAAGTAGAACCTGAAACAAAACCAGAAAAACCAACAAGTCCTGAAACAGGAAACCCTTCATTTGTCTTTGTACCGAACCATCAGAAACCGGCACAAGATGAAACCATCACCCTGTCTCATAGCCAACAAACCATTACCCTTCCTGCACCAAGTCAAGAAGGAACTCGCCCTGTAGAAGCTCGCCAAGAAACTGCTAAGCCAGCATTCGCTTCTTCTATCAGCGAAAAAATCTTGCCTGAAACAGGAGAACGTGCTTCTATCTTGGCCCTTGTCGGATTAGTGATGACTAGTCTTGGCTTCCTTCTTCCATCTCGTAAGAAAGAAGAAAATTAA